A portion of the candidate division WOR-3 bacterium genome contains these proteins:
- the ispD gene encoding 2-C-methyl-D-erythritol 4-phosphate cytidylyltransferase has product MQSAAGECFGLVVAAGRGTRFGGLKQFALLGGRPLLSWSLNAFEQSKSVVGVVVVTNRPKIPFVHTLVQRSGFGKVLAIAPGGRTRSASVRNGLASLPAHGLVAVHDAARPFVNAQMLDQGLAKCIRRGAVTYGYPLSDAVKRVFRGRITETVARRGLYAVQTPQFFRLELLRRAHANSRGTDAPDDCALVESLGYRPLVIPGPLTNFKITSRADLALARRLL; this is encoded by the coding sequence ATGCAGTCGGCAGCCGGAGAGTGCTTCGGGCTTGTCGTGGCCGCGGGCCGAGGAACCAGATTTGGTGGCCTGAAGCAGTTCGCACTCCTCGGCGGTCGGCCGCTTCTAAGCTGGTCCCTAAACGCATTCGAACAATCAAAGAGTGTCGTCGGCGTTGTCGTAGTTACAAATCGGCCGAAGATACCGTTTGTCCACACGCTCGTCCAACGGTCGGGATTCGGCAAGGTCTTGGCCATCGCTCCCGGTGGCAGGACGCGCTCTGCCTCTGTACGCAACGGACTTGCCTCCCTGCCAGCACACGGACTGGTCGCCGTACACGACGCGGCTAGGCCCTTTGTCAACGCACAGATGCTTGACCAGGGACTAGCCAAATGTATCCGTCGTGGTGCAGTAACCTACGGCTATCCATTGTCCGACGCGGTCAAACGCGTGTTCAGAGGCCGCATCACGGAAACAGTCGCCCGACGAGGACTCTACGCGGTTCAGACACCGCAGTTCTTCCGGCTTGAATTGCTTCGCCGCGCCCACGCAAACTCCCGAGGCACCGACGCACCGGATGACTGCGCTCTGGTCGAATCGCTGGGGTACCGGCCACTGGTGATTCCTGGTCCGCTGACCAACTTCAAGATAACATCAAGGGCTGACCTTGCCCTCGCTCGGAGACTCTTGTGA
- the dxr gene encoding 1-deoxy-D-xylulose-5-phosphate reductoisomerase: protein MRRRRIAVFGSTGSIGKATLDVIGHLSTRFEVSVLVAHSSSRIIAAQARRFLPSMVVLSDQEACVRTRQLLGPGFRVESGLGPMLDAATSARTDIVVMAMSGTAGVLPVMAALERGKHVCLATKEILVSFGSEVTETAHRYGAQLLPIDSELAGLHQCLEHRSRESVRKVILTASGGPFRRTGPPERAAASQVLAHPTWRMGRKVTVDSATLMNKGLEAIEAVRLFELRPEQVEAVIHPQSIVHALIEFQDGSLLAQLANPDMRLPIQYCLTYPERLDSVIRPLNLSRVGRLEFAAVEERRFPCYRLARSALRLGPAATCVLNAANQVAVQAFLQGRIALGAIPRIISRTMLALGVAKKNVGRRSVRVLLRLEQKATTYAHCLVRSCPAPGGCPPHAENRKAVRDSRQ, encoded by the coding sequence GTGAGACGGCGCCGGATTGCAGTGTTCGGCTCGACCGGTTCAATCGGAAAGGCAACCCTAGACGTAATAGGACATCTTTCAACGCGTTTCGAGGTGTCGGTCCTTGTCGCCCATAGTTCATCCCGCATCATCGCTGCGCAGGCGCGTCGTTTTCTGCCCAGTATGGTCGTTCTATCTGACCAAGAGGCCTGCGTCAGAACCCGACAACTGCTCGGCCCCGGCTTCCGAGTTGAATCGGGACTTGGACCGATGCTCGATGCCGCTACCTCGGCCAGGACTGACATCGTAGTTATGGCCATGTCCGGGACTGCGGGCGTTCTGCCGGTCATGGCTGCCCTGGAACGCGGCAAGCATGTATGTCTTGCAACCAAGGAAATCCTTGTCAGCTTCGGCTCTGAGGTGACAGAAACTGCACACCGGTACGGTGCCCAGCTACTGCCGATTGATTCCGAGCTTGCCGGACTTCATCAGTGTCTTGAGCACCGGTCGAGGGAAAGTGTACGCAAAGTCATACTCACTGCCTCCGGTGGCCCTTTTAGGCGGACCGGCCCGCCAGAACGGGCTGCCGCCAGCCAAGTGCTCGCCCATCCAACATGGCGCATGGGCCGCAAGGTTACCGTTGACTCAGCCACACTCATGAACAAGGGACTAGAAGCAATCGAGGCTGTAAGGCTCTTCGAGCTGCGGCCGGAGCAAGTCGAGGCTGTAATCCATCCTCAGTCTATTGTGCACGCCCTAATCGAATTCCAGGACGGGTCACTCCTCGCCCAGCTCGCAAACCCTGATATGCGGCTGCCCATTCAGTACTGTCTCACCTATCCCGAACGACTGGACTCGGTTATCCGGCCACTGAACCTTTCCCGAGTTGGACGACTCGAATTCGCGGCGGTTGAGGAACGCCGCTTCCCATGCTACCGGCTGGCCCGGTCGGCGCTGAGACTGGGCCCGGCCGCGACCTGCGTTCTCAACGCTGCAAATCAGGTGGCGGTTCAGGCCTTTCTTCAGGGCCGGATTGCATTGGGCGCGATTCCGCGCATAATCTCGCGCACAATGCTCGCTCTCGGCGTTGCGAAGAAGAATGTCGGCCGCAGGTCGGTCAGGGTTCTCCTCCGCCTGGAGCAGAAGGCGACGACCTACGCGCACTGTCTCGTGCGTTCGTGTCCGGCACCAGGCGGCTGTCCGCCGCACGCGGAGAACCGTAAAGCGGTCCGGGACAGTCGTCAGTGA
- the rseP gene encoding RIP metalloprotease RseP, which translates to MLSSVVLVVLLVSVLIIIHEFGHLAVAKLSHIPVEVFSVGFGPVLIRRRFGETEYRLSAIPLGGFIKMAGEEERAGPGPESPALLGKPGYMDKPLGIRVAVIAAGPLSNLLLGFVLFTVVLGIFGQDYTPATIYAPDGSLAAAVGLRTGDIVRAVAGQSVTDFADLETHLANNAGRTVSLTVERNGDTTMIEYPVPVSYSTSEMPPVVGAVAPGSPAEEAGLTQGDTLIALDGEPVTTWQEFQRRITSGEPRTVVVEWRSRGRHHTAAIQTRPDTALPGAPPRIGVRVDESWVLAQFTGARVGSVRHRSPAANAGIKPGDSLITVGGRPIVRWQDYLEVDAELDGVDSIEVVWTHNGQQMSAWVKPRSRPDQFSRERLGLLHLRHASRLGPLALVAAAATRTGSVMLTIFRIVARAVTGDREAREGIGGPVAVAQITYGAVDWGPHLFLSLWALLSVNLFVVNMLPVPILDGGRILLDCIVAIRRRRLTDRELTWASNIGWLLIGTLVLFTLFNDILRLIRK; encoded by the coding sequence ATGCTCTCCTCAGTTGTTCTCGTCGTGCTGCTGGTCAGCGTGCTCATCATCATCCACGAGTTCGGTCATCTCGCCGTCGCCAAGCTTTCGCATATCCCGGTTGAGGTATTCTCGGTCGGATTCGGACCGGTTCTAATCCGCAGGAGGTTTGGTGAAACCGAGTACCGACTCTCCGCCATCCCACTCGGGGGGTTCATCAAGATGGCCGGTGAGGAAGAACGCGCGGGCCCGGGGCCCGAAAGTCCTGCTCTGCTAGGCAAACCCGGATACATGGACAAGCCGCTCGGTATCAGGGTAGCAGTTATCGCTGCGGGACCCTTGTCGAACCTTCTGCTCGGATTTGTCCTCTTCACCGTAGTGCTTGGAATCTTCGGTCAGGACTATACCCCAGCGACCATCTACGCTCCGGATGGTTCCCTTGCCGCTGCGGTCGGGCTAAGGACCGGAGATATTGTTCGTGCCGTCGCCGGCCAGTCAGTAACGGACTTTGCCGACCTGGAGACGCACCTTGCAAACAACGCCGGCAGGACAGTCAGCCTGACCGTCGAACGGAACGGCGATACAACTATGATCGAGTACCCTGTTCCAGTATCGTACTCAACCTCAGAGATGCCGCCAGTTGTCGGCGCTGTTGCTCCTGGAAGCCCGGCTGAAGAAGCCGGGCTCACGCAGGGCGATACCCTAATTGCACTCGATGGCGAACCGGTCACCACGTGGCAGGAGTTTCAGAGAAGGATCACCAGTGGTGAGCCCAGAACTGTAGTAGTGGAATGGCGCAGCCGCGGACGACACCACACAGCCGCAATCCAAACAAGACCTGACACGGCGCTGCCGGGCGCGCCACCGAGAATCGGAGTCCGAGTAGACGAGTCCTGGGTACTAGCCCAGTTTACCGGTGCGCGCGTCGGTTCCGTCCGGCATCGAAGTCCGGCGGCAAATGCAGGCATCAAACCCGGCGATTCCCTCATCACAGTAGGTGGCCGGCCGATAGTGCGCTGGCAGGACTACCTAGAGGTGGACGCAGAACTTGATGGCGTTGATTCAATCGAGGTCGTCTGGACACACAACGGCCAGCAAATGTCGGCCTGGGTCAAACCACGGTCAAGACCAGACCAGTTCTCCCGCGAGCGCCTCGGATTGCTGCATCTCCGTCACGCCAGCCGACTCGGCCCACTTGCGCTAGTCGCTGCGGCTGCTACGCGGACCGGCTCGGTCATGCTCACCATCTTTAGAATCGTCGCTCGTGCCGTAACCGGTGACCGCGAAGCTCGCGAGGGCATCGGCGGCCCAGTTGCTGTTGCCCAGATTACCTATGGCGCCGTTGATTGGGGTCCACATCTCTTCTTGAGTCTTTGGGCATTGCTCTCTGTGAACCTTTTTGTCGTCAACATGCTACCCGTTCCCATACTCGATGGTGGCCGAATCCTTCTCGACTGCATTGTCGCAATCCGCCGCCGCCGCCTCACTGACCGAGAGCTCACCTGGGCCAGCAACATCGGCTGGCTCCTGATCGGTACACTCGTTCTCTTCACACTTTTCAACGACATTCTCCGGCTCATCCGGAAGTGA